A genomic window from Lotus japonicus ecotype B-129 chromosome 1, LjGifu_v1.2 includes:
- the LOC130733818 gene encoding uncharacterized protein LOC130733818, with protein MVTVMESLPKGYGFVAIVLVLYCFLNFFMSFQVGKARKKYKVFYPTLYALESENKDAKLFNCVQRGHQNSLEMAPIFFMLMILGGLKHPSTCAALGLLYTVSRYFYFTGYSTGQPENRLKIGKYNFVAILGLMLCTLSFGWTLLNQPASH; from the exons ATGGTCACAGTCATGGAATCACTTCCCAAAGGCTACGGCTTTGTAGCCATTGTTCTTGTTCTCTACTGCTTCCTCAATTTCTTCATGAGCTTTCAAGTGGGCAAGGCTCGCAAGAA GTATAAGGTGTTTTATCCCACCCTTTATGCTTTGGAGTCTGAAAACAAAGATGCCAAGCTCTTTAACTGTGTTCAG AGAGGGCACCAGAACTCTTTGGAAATGGCACCCATCTTCTTCATGCTAATGATTCTAGGAGGGTTGAAGCACCCTTCCACTTGTGCTGCCCTTGGACTACTTTATACCGTTTCTAGATATTTCTACTTCACAGGCTATTCCACTGGCCAACCCGAGAACCGTCTCAAGATTGG GAAATATAACTTTGTGGCGATATTGGGGCTTATGCTGTGCACACTTTCATTTGGATGGACTCTCCTCAATCAGCCTGCTAGCCACTGA